In Portunus trituberculatus isolate SZX2019 chromosome 10, ASM1759143v1, whole genome shotgun sequence, one genomic interval encodes:
- the LOC123501905 gene encoding uncharacterized protein LOC123501905 isoform X1 has translation MATRTRLWKVPDGRRFATVSIPAKTRNVGLSNLEIFFSSGIGFLPPSPTPVHVSQWESKVEFCLGGLIRLIYCKVTMNTNDLPPSYEDAIKSVPPTQTDLAHHYTPPAPFAPLPATAPPVPGIPQPTQPYPTNGTPHTLPTYHYPPVVLQNNPQQSSNTNKTIRACFCTIFTIAFITILVFFISFAIH, from the exons ATGGCGACTCGCACACGGCTATGGAAAGTACCAGACGGAAGGAGGTTTGCTACTGTTTCCATTCCCGCCAAAACAAGAAATGTCGGTTTGTCTAATCTCgaaattttttttagttcaggCATCGGTTTCCTCCCCCCAAGTCCAACGCCAGTACACGTCAGTCAGTGGGAGAGTAAGGTTGAGTTTTGCCTGGGCGGACTGATACGGCTTATTTACTGTA AAGTCACCATGAACACCAATGACCTTCCCCCGAGTTACGAAGATGCCATCAAGTCAGTCCCACCTACACAAACAGACCTCGCTCACCACTACACGCCCCCTGCTCCCTTCGCGCCCCTCCCGGCAACAGCACCTCCTGTACCAGGCATTCCGCAGCCAACACAGCCCTACCCCACCAACGGCACCCCTCACACCCTCCCCACCTACCACTACCCTCCTGTTGTCCTACAaaac AATCCTCAGCAGTCttccaacaccaacaaaacaataagGGCGTGCTTCTGTACAATCTTCACCATAGCGTTTATCACAATCttagtattttttatttcattcgctATACATTAA
- the LOC123501907 gene encoding leucine-rich repeat extensin-like protein 5 produces MNTNDLPPSYEDAIKSVPPTQTDLAHHYTPPAPFAPLPATAPPVPGIPQPTQPYPTNGTPHTLPTYHYPPVVLQNNPQQSSNTNKTIRACFCTIFTIAFITILVFFISFAIH; encoded by the exons ATGAACACCAATGACCTTCCCCCGAGTTACGAAGATGCCATCAAGTCAGTCCCACCTACACAAACAGACCTCGCTCACCACTACACGCCCCCTGCTCCCTTCGCGCCCCTCCCGGCAACAGCACCTCCTGTACCAGGCATTCCGCAGCCAACACAGCCCTACCCCACCAACGGCACCCCTCACACCCTCCCCACCTACCACTACCCTCCTGTTGTCCTACAaaac AATCCTCAGCAGTCttccaacaccaacaaaacaataagGGCGTGCTTCTGTACAATCTTCACCATAGCGTTTATCACAATCttagtattttttatttcattcgctATACATTAA